CATCGACGACGTGGTGCTGCACATCCAGGGCCGGTTCGAGTCCTCCGACGCCCGCGCGTCGGACGCCGCCGAGAAGTGGCACCGGCTCGCGCTGGCGGCGCTGCTGGCCGATCTGCGCGCCGCCTACCTGCGCAGGCGCACGCGCACGGTGAACTGCGTGCTGCTGCTCGACGACGCGGACCTGCTCTCCCCGGACAAGGCGGAGCGGGTGGCGCTGAGCACGCCGCCCACCGAACCGGGCGGCGACCCGGACTTCCTCGACCTGCTCGCGGAGGAGATGCGGGCCGATCCGCGGGTTCCGCTGCTGGTGGTGGCCACCAAGCAGTCCGGTGCGGGCGCGGGCGCGGCGGCGGAACCGGGACCGCCCGGCACCGATCCGGGACGGCAGTGGCGGAAGCGCTACGACGAGTGGGCGGCGCAGTTCCGCGGCGGCGGGCCGCGGACACCGGAACTCGCCACCCGGCTCACCAACTTCGGCCTGGAGGACACCCGCCGGTTCTTCATCGAACGCAGCCGCAGCGAAGAGGCCACCGTGCTCAGCGAGCGCTACGTGCGCGAACTGCACTGCGCCACGCACGGCCACCCGCTGGCGCTGACGCTGGTCAGCGACCGGATCGACTGGAGCTTCCGCCGCGACCGCCGGGTGCCGTCGGCGCGTTCCACGATGGGCATGCGCGTGCCACCGGGGCTGCGCGGCGCCGACCTGGAGGACACCGTCCGCGGCTACCTGCTGATGCGGATGCTGCACCGCTTCCGGACGAACGCGCCGTCCGAGGACGAGGCCGAGGACGCGCACGGCGGGGTGCGGGACCGCACCGTCACCCTGTTCGCGAAGCTGGCCGCGCCGCTGCTGCTCGACGAGCCGGTGGTGCGGTTGCTCGCCGGTGACCGGGGCACGGCGGGCGTCCGGCAGATCGTCGAGGCGCTGGACATCTTGAGCTTCGTGCGCCCCGGCCCCGCCGAATCGGGCGGGAATCGGACCTGGGCGTTGGATCCGCTGCTGCGCGACCTGCTGGTGCGGGAGCTGCTCGACCGGTCCGACCACTCCTACGAGCAGGTGCACCGCGACCTGGCCGAGCACTACGAGTCGATCGAGCGCCACGATTCCGCCGCGTACCTGCGCGCCCAGTACCACCGGCTCGCGCTCGGCGAGGTGAGCCGCGTCGCCAGGGTCCTGTCCACCCGCGCGGACAGCGGGGACGTGAGCTGGCAGCGGGACCTGGCCCGAGTGCTGGCGTGGGCGCCGGTCGCGGTGTTCCGCCGGCCGTACCAGGTGCGCGAGCTGGTGCAGCGCGCCTGGTCACCGGTGGTGCGCGGCGAGAGCACCGAGGCCATCGCGGACCTGCTGCGAGCCGTGCAGGCGCTGTGCTCCTGCACGGTCGTGGGCCCGTGGGACGACAAGGCGTTCGCGGAGGTCGCCCGCGCGCAGCGGGAAGCCCCCGGCACGGCGGGCGTGGACCTGGGGAAGTGGAACTCCGCGTTCGCGCGGCTGCGCCCGCTGAACTCGCAGGACGAGCGCGGCCTGCCGGACAGCTCACTGGCCAAGCGCAAATTCGGTTACCCGGCCGTGTGGCCGCGCCGGGGAGCGATTCCGCGCGGCGCCGCCGCCGTCCTGGTCACTGCACTGGTCGCCTACGGCGCCGTGTACGCCGTGCACGTCGTGCAGGACTGCGATGCCGACGGCAACCCGCTGGACGTCGCGGAGGTGAGCACCACCGCGCTCCGGGATCCGCTGCGGTTGAACAAGGTGGGAGCCCAGTGCATCGGCGTGACTGACCGCGCGAACTCGTTCACCACCGAAGCGGGGGATTCGTCCGCCGTCACCGCGGAGATCGCAGCGCTCAGCGCGGCCGTGGTGCGGGAGAACGGTCGAGTCGCGGGTGAACGCGCCCCGTACCGCAGGCCGCTGGTCAAGGTCGCGGTGGCGACGATGCTCAGCAGCGACCAGGAAGGCGAGCGGCGCGAACTGGCCGTCGGCGTCAACGAGCTGCGCGGGGCGCTGCTGGCGCAGCGGGCGTGGAACTCCGGCTTCCTGACCGGCGGTCTCACACCTGAGGTGAAGGTGCAGCTGCTGCTCGCCAACTTCGGTGGCAGTTCGGACCACGCCGTCGAGGTGGCCGGGAACCTGCGCGAGCTCGCGCGTCGTGATCCGTCGTTGGTTGCGGTTACCGGGCTCGGGCAGAGCCGTCCCTCCACGGTCCGCGCCGTGGAGCTGCTGGGCGTGCGGGACGGTGACGGCGGCTCGTTGCCGATGATCGCGTCGGCGGCCTCGGCCCACGCGTTCAGCGGCAAGCCCGGTTTCTTCCGCGTCGCGGCCACCAACGAACGCCAAGCTCGGGCCGCCGTCGAGTTCGCCGCCGGAAGGTTCCCGCAGCACCCGTCATACCTGCTGACCGATCCTTCGGACGAGTACAGCCTCGACCTCTACTCGCAGCAGTCGAACGCGCTGCTGGAGAA
This window of the Saccharopolyspora gloriosae genome carries:
- a CDS encoding AAA family ATPase — protein: MAGLDDDVGLVGRETTAELIDHLVRHVRDRPMPIVVLHGAGGVGKTAVIEHVERRYDKAVPMARVDFDEPRSKSTWDVLEAVYRQLGAESHREFGRLVLPRYELARTVHATLRLPEHGPVPEDDAERGDPAEVATSAQRRRQVREQLARRLASVELMTDVVGEAGDSAPAPVAGLLLRMARPILHRLTAIGVGAPRWARWMLAGPRSAAALSWFETTAAEPRHFGGISDRVRIDDVVLHIQGRFESSDARASDAAEKWHRLALAALLADLRAAYLRRRTRTVNCVLLLDDADLLSPDKAERVALSTPPTEPGGDPDFLDLLAEEMRADPRVPLLVVATKQSGAGAGAAAEPGPPGTDPGRQWRKRYDEWAAQFRGGGPRTPELATRLTNFGLEDTRRFFIERSRSEEATVLSERYVRELHCATHGHPLALTLVSDRIDWSFRRDRRVPSARSTMGMRVPPGLRGADLEDTVRGYLLMRMLHRFRTNAPSEDEAEDAHGGVRDRTVTLFAKLAAPLLLDEPVVRLLAGDRGTAGVRQIVEALDILSFVRPGPAESGGNRTWALDPLLRDLLVRELLDRSDHSYEQVHRDLAEHYESIERHDSAAYLRAQYHRLALGEVSRVARVLSTRADSGDVSWQRDLARVLAWAPVAVFRRPYQVRELVQRAWSPVVRGESTEAIADLLRAVQALCSCTVVGPWDDKAFAEVARAQREAPGTAGVDLGKWNSAFARLRPLNSQDERGLPDSSLAKRKFGYPAVWPRRGAIPRGAAAVLVTALVAYGAVYAVHVVQDCDADGNPLDVAEVSTTALRDPLRLNKVGAQCIGVTDRANSFTTEAGDSSAVTAEIAALSAAVVRENGRVAGERAPYRRPLVKVAVATMLSSDQEGERRELAVGVNELRGALLAQRAWNSGFLTGGLTPEVKVQLLLANFGGSSDHAVEVAGNLRELARRDPSLVAVTGLGQSRPSTVRAVELLGVRDGDGGSLPMIASAASAHAFSGKPGFFRVAATNERQARAAVEFAAGRFPQHPSYLLTDPSDEYSLDLYSQQSNALLEKGKLPKYVSYQPGSRSLIDAIKGICGAPGDPLIFYSGRANDFPLVVRELKKEACAERATVIAGDDLTQFANGEWESSVSVPGGYPQDRLFYTGLGPSVPEPLGPDRAEELCRRPEPIGGFERCRFFASYAKLQDEPGKMIGRTGPTGHVLVAYDAVRLAMESARRVAAGTGGEVAGRPMSVDRAALLGELAGTRGDDEFAGASGVIDFSASPPSELTGDPVEKLIVVQRIEITADGAARSDVVTHVGRP